A part of Arthrobacter dokdonellae genomic DNA contains:
- the fdhA gene encoding formaldehyde dehydrogenase, glutathione-independent produces MSGNKAVAYKGPGKVEIIDIDYPTFELKDGPGVNPANVGRKVPHGVILKTVATNICGSDQHMVRGRTTAPADLVLGHEITGEVVEVGPDVEFIKVGDICSVPFNISCGRCRNCKERKTGICLNVNPDRPGSAYGYVDMGGWVGGQAEYVLVPYADWNLLKFPDRDQALEKIMDLTMLSDIFPTGYHGAVSAGVGVGSTVYIAGAGPVGLAAATSAHLLGAAVVIVGDMNGDRLAAARAFGCETIDLTKGDPGAQIEQLLGVPEVDCAVDAVGFEAKGHGSDSGHEAPATVLNSLMDITAAGGSLGIPGLYVTGDPGGIDAAAQKGSLSLSLGTGWAKSLAFTTGQCPVMKYNRGLMMAILHDKVHIAKNVNAKAISLTDAPKGYAEFDAGAATKYVLNPNGYLN; encoded by the coding sequence ATGTCAGGAAACAAGGCCGTTGCCTACAAGGGACCGGGGAAGGTCGAGATCATCGACATCGACTACCCGACGTTTGAACTGAAGGACGGGCCGGGCGTCAACCCGGCGAACGTGGGGCGCAAGGTGCCCCATGGCGTGATCTTGAAGACGGTCGCCACCAACATTTGCGGCTCGGACCAGCACATGGTGCGGGGACGCACCACGGCCCCGGCGGACCTGGTGCTGGGGCACGAGATCACCGGCGAAGTGGTGGAGGTGGGCCCGGACGTCGAATTCATCAAGGTCGGGGACATCTGCTCCGTGCCGTTCAATATCTCCTGCGGCCGCTGCCGCAACTGCAAGGAGCGCAAGACCGGGATCTGCCTCAACGTGAACCCGGACCGCCCCGGAAGCGCCTACGGGTACGTGGACATGGGCGGCTGGGTGGGCGGCCAGGCCGAATACGTCCTGGTGCCCTACGCCGACTGGAACCTGCTCAAGTTCCCGGACCGGGACCAGGCGCTGGAGAAGATCATGGACCTGACCATGCTCTCGGACATCTTCCCCACCGGCTATCACGGCGCCGTGTCGGCCGGGGTCGGGGTCGGGTCCACCGTCTACATCGCGGGGGCCGGGCCCGTGGGCCTTGCCGCGGCGACCAGCGCACACCTGCTGGGTGCCGCCGTCGTCATTGTCGGTGACATGAACGGGGACCGGCTCGCCGCGGCCCGCGCCTTCGGCTGCGAAACCATTGACCTGACCAAGGGTGATCCCGGGGCGCAGATCGAGCAGCTGCTGGGGGTCCCGGAGGTGGACTGCGCCGTGGACGCCGTCGGCTTTGAGGCCAAGGGCCACGGTTCCGATTCCGGGCATGAGGCGCCGGCCACGGTGCTGAACTCGCTCATGGACATCACCGCCGCCGGCGGGTCCCTGGGCATCCCCGGGCTGTACGTGACGGGGGATCCGGGCGGCATCGACGCCGCGGCGCAAAAGGGTTCGCTGTCGCTGAGCCTGGGCACCGGCTGGGCGAAGTCGCTGGCGTTCACCACGGGGCAGTGCCCGGTCATGAAGTACAACCGGGGTCTGATGATGGCGATCCTGCACGACAAGGTGCACATTGCCAAGAACGTCAACGCCAAGGCGATCTCCCTGACCGACGCGCCGAAGGGCTATGCCGAGTTCGACGCCGGCGCCGCCACGAAGTACGTCCTCAACCCGAACGGTTACCTCAACTAG
- a CDS encoding flagellar assembly protein FliW — protein MTPSTLQLPSALQFTVPPPGLEPRVDFTLVPIEGASGLFSLSAADGTARLFVLDAATHLPDYAPQPGTSDVERLGTSEPTVLVVVNPGARSTVNLAAPILLNTETGACQQVILEGPQWPLRAPLNAD, from the coding sequence ATGACCCCCTCCACGCTCCAGCTTCCTTCCGCGCTCCAATTCACGGTACCGCCGCCCGGCTTGGAGCCGCGGGTCGACTTCACCCTGGTCCCCATCGAGGGGGCCTCGGGGCTCTTTTCCTTGTCGGCGGCGGACGGCACGGCGCGGCTGTTTGTCCTGGACGCGGCCACCCACCTGCCGGACTACGCTCCCCAGCCGGGCACGTCCGACGTCGAACGCCTCGGCACGTCCGAGCCCACCGTGCTGGTGGTGGTGAACCCGGGCGCGCGGAGCACTGTCAACCTGGCCGCACCCATCCTGCTGAACACCGAAACCGGAGCCTGCCAGCAGGTCATCCTCGAAGGCCCGCAGTGGCCGCTGCGGGCCCCGCTAAACGCCGACTGA
- a CDS encoding mycothiol transferase gives MKSSELLADAFSRIGDIVGGVLNGIDVARINWRPGGTGNSVAWLVWHLSRGQDEQIADVAGIPSVWRAGEYVARFGFALSPGDTGYGHSAAQVDKVRVESTDLLRGYHEAVLRQSLEYVRGLSDADLDKVVDRRWNPAVTLGARLISIVDDCVQHAGQAAYVKGLPDVL, from the coding sequence ATGAAGTCTTCAGAGCTGCTGGCGGATGCATTCTCACGAATCGGCGACATTGTGGGCGGCGTCCTGAACGGGATCGACGTGGCGCGGATCAACTGGCGCCCCGGCGGGACGGGCAACTCCGTCGCCTGGCTGGTGTGGCACTTGAGCCGCGGCCAGGACGAACAGATTGCCGACGTCGCCGGCATCCCCTCCGTGTGGCGGGCCGGGGAATACGTCGCCCGGTTCGGCTTCGCGCTGAGCCCGGGCGACACCGGCTACGGGCACTCCGCCGCGCAGGTGGACAAGGTGCGGGTGGAGTCGACTGACTTGCTGCGCGGGTACCACGAGGCGGTCCTGCGGCAGAGCCTGGAGTACGTCCGCGGGCTTTCCGACGCCGATCTCGACAAGGTGGTGGACCGGCGCTGGAATCCCGCTGTCACGCTGGGTGCGCGGCTGATCAGCATCGTGGACGACTGCGTCCAGCACGCCGGCCAGGCCGCGTACGTCAAGGGCCTGCCGGACGTGTTGTGA